From Primulina huaijiensis isolate GDHJ02 unplaced genomic scaffold, ASM1229523v2 scaffold41111, whole genome shotgun sequence, the proteins below share one genomic window:
- the LOC140969352 gene encoding uncharacterized protein, producing the protein MTQKEADDSNDVVAGTILINEMSAYVLFDCGATHSFISKRFTKKLRLIPEILVEPFRVATPTSKTIETHRVHRYCEICINDHLFQAELIQLNIVEFDAILGMNWLSKNHAIVDCRLKNVRLRAPNQEEIVYYGKVKKHESLLSASQT; encoded by the coding sequence ATGACTCAGAAAGAGGCTGATGACTCAAACGATGTCGTGGCAGGTACCATTCTAATCAATGAAATGTCAGCATATgtattgtttgattgtggtgccactcATTCGTTCATATCTAAGAGGTTCACTAAGAAATTAAGGCTGATACCTGAAATACTTGTCGAACCTTTTAGAGTAGCAACTCCTACTAGTAAGACAATTGAAACACATAGGGTGCACAGATATTGTGAGATCTGTATTAATGATCACCTATTTCAAGCTGAATTGATTCAACTAAACATAGTGGAGTTCGACGCCATTCTGGGAATGAATTGGCTATCAAAGAATCACGCAATTGTAGACTGCCGCTTGAAGAACGTCAGACTAAGGGCTCCGAACCAAGAAGAAATCGTTTACTATGGTAAAGTCAAGAAACATGAATCCTTACTATCTGCTTCTCAGACTTGA
- the LOC140969353 gene encoding uncharacterized protein: MDGRPVRNNRNPRYGNRNNNRNNTNNEENLHPPPPPGLGLSQVDLMAIATIVATTIQGLGNTNANDNPPPPGPPAHGVKYHYKSQRKNRTQKFKRDPNLEIAQNWIKNIKTQLRLLEIPNEFKVDVVTPFLEEKVAKWWETVSPALTADGPITWQQFREVFLKQYYPAEVRLHKLSEFENFAQTLDMSVVEYTSKFNSLGAYEPTIMADDTLKMHRFKRGLSSRIQPALAVYQPTSFADLMGTPIRAETDIKSLEDENKNKQPLSGQYFKGKQSFKRPNQSSGSFKGAXLGFVALQMWLFKFLM, translated from the coding sequence ATGGATGGAAGACCGGTACGAAACAACCGCAACCCGCGTTACGGAAATCGCAACAACAACCGTAATAACACAAACAATGAAGAGAACCTACATCCGCCACCACCACCAGGATTGGGCCTAAGTCAAGTTGACTTAATGGCCATAGCAACTATTGTGGCCACTACCATCCAAGGGTTGGGTAACACAAACGCCAACGACAATCCGCCACCACCAGGACCTCCAGCACATGGGGTCAAGTACCACTATAAGTCTCAGCGAAAGAATCGCACTCAAAAATTCAAAAGAGACCCGAACCTCGAAATTGCCCAAAACTGGATCAAAAATATCAAGACCCAACTCCGCCTACTCGAGATCCCCAACGAGTTCAAGGTGGATGTGGTGACACCATTCTTAGAAGAAAAAGTAGCCAAATGGTGGGAGACAGTCTCACCAGCTTTGACAGCAGATGGACCAATCACATGGCAACAGTTTCGAGAGGTATTCCTGAAACAGTATTACCCAGCTGAAGTGAGATTACATAAGCTGAGTGAATTCGAAaattttgctcaaactttggaTATGTCTGTGGTGGAGTATACTTcaaagttcaactctcttggaGCCTATGAACCCACTATCATGGCTGATGATACCTTAAAGATGCACCGGTTCAAGCGTGGTCTGAGCAGTCGTATTCAGCCAGCATTAGCAGTTTACCAACCCACGAGTTTTGCTGACCTAATGGGCACACCAATACGAGCCGAGACAGACATAAAGAGCCTGGAAGATGAGAACAAGAATAAGCAACCTCTTTCTGGACAATATTTTAAAGGGAAACAGTCATTCAAAAGACCAAATCAGTCCAGTGGGTCATTCAAAGGCGCTTTNCTTGGCTTTGTGGCTCTTCAaatgtggctcttcaaattcttaatgtag